In Equus asinus isolate D_3611 breed Donkey chromosome 13, EquAss-T2T_v2, whole genome shotgun sequence, one DNA window encodes the following:
- the NFE2L1 gene encoding endoplasmic reticulum membrane sensor NFE2L1 isoform X5, which translates to MTRLDRSSHSGGGHAKGSQPLNSLLAGHRVAQPPSAPGSRASVQDIDLIDILWRQDIDLGAGREIFDYSHRQKEQDVDKELQDGAEQEDTWPGEGAEALARNLLVDGETGESFPAQVPGGEDQRALSLEECLRLLEATCPFGENAEFPADISSITEAVPSESEPPGLQNNLLSPLLTGTESPFDLEQQWQDLMSIMEMQAMEVNTSTSEILYNAPPGDPLSTNYSLAPNTPINQNVSLHQASLGGCSQDFSLFSPEVESLPVAGSSTLLPLAPSNSTSLNSTFGSTNLAGLFFPPQLNGTANDTAGPELPDPLGGLLDEAMLDEISLMDLAIEEGFNPVQASQLEEEFDSDSGLSLDSSHSPSSLSSPEGSSSSSSSSSSSSSSSSSASSSASSSFSEEGAVGYSSDSETLDLEEAEGAVGYQPEYSKFCRMSYQDPSQLSCLPYLEHVGHNHTYNMAPSALDSADLPPPSTVKKGSKEKQADFLDKQMSRDEHRARAMKIPFTNDKIINLPVEEFNELLSKYQLSEAQLSLIRDIRRRGKNKMAAQNCRKRKLDTILNLERDVEDLQRDKARLLQEKVEFLRSLRQMKQKVQSLYQEVFGRLRDENGRPYSPSQYALQYAGDGSVLLIPRTLADQQARRQERKPKDRRK; encoded by the exons ATGACCCGCCTGGACCGCAGCTCTCACAGTGGTGGGGGCCATGCCAAAGGGAGCCAGCCCCTTAACTCTTTGCTGGCTGGTCACCGGGTGGCCCAGCCCCCCTCTGCTCCTGGGTCCAGGGCTTCTGTTCAG GACATAGATCTGATTGACATCCTTTGGCGACAGGATATTGACCTGGGGGCTGGGCGTGAGATTTTTGACTATAGTCATCGCCAGAAGGAACAGGATGTGGATAAGGAACTACAAGATGGAGCGGAGCAGGAGGACACCTGGCCAGGCGAGGGTGCAGAAGCTCTGGCGCGAAACCTGCTAGTGGATGGAGAAACTGGGGAGAGCTTCCCTGCACAG GTGCCTGGTGGGGAGGACCAGAGGGCCCTGTCCTTGGAAGAGTGCCTTAGGCTGCTGGAGGCCACCTGCCCCTTTGGGGAGAATGCTGAG TTTCCGGCAGACATTTCCAGCATAACAGAAGCCGTGCCTAGTGAGAGTGAGCCCCCAGGTCTTCAAAACAACCTCTTGTCTCCTCTCTTGACGGGGACAGAATCACCCTTTGATTTGGAACAGCAGTGGCAAGATCTCATGTCCATCATGGAAATGCAG GCCATGGAAGTGAACACATCAACAAGTGAGATCCTGTACAATGCCCCTCCTGGAGACCCACTGAGCACCAACTACAGTCTTGCCCCCAACACTCCCATCAATCAGAATGTCAGCCTGCATCAGGCGTCCCTGGGGGGCTGCAGCCAGGACTTCTCACTCTTCAGCCCTGAGGTGGAGAGCCTGCCTGTGGCCGGCAGCTCCACGCTGCTCCCGCTGGCCCCCAGCAATTCCACCAGCCTCAACTCCACCTTTGGTTCCACCAACCTGGCAGGGCTCTTCTTTCCGCCCCAGCTCAATGGCACAGCCAATGACACAGCAGGCCCTGAGCTGCCTGACCCGCTGGGGGGTCTGCTAGACGAAGCCATGCTGGATGAGATCAGCCTGATGGACCTGGCCATTGAAGAAGGCTTCAACCCCGTGCAGGCCTCCCAGCTCGAAGAGGAATTTGACTCTGACTCAGGCCTCTCCTTGGACTCCAGCCATAGCCCTTCCTCCCTGAGCAGCCCTGAAGGcagctcttcttcctcctcctcctcctcctcttcctcttcctcctcctcctctgcttcttcctcagcctcttcctccttttctgagGAAGGCGCCGTTGGCTATAGCTCTGACTCTGAGACCCTGGATCTGGAAGAGGCTGAGGGAGCTGTGGGCTACCAGCCTGAGTATTCCAAGTTCTGCCGCATGAGCTACCAGGATCCGTCTCAGCTCTCCTGCCTGCCCTACTTGGAGCATGTGGGCCACAACCACACGTACAACATGGCGCCCAGTGCCCTCGACTCCGCTGACCTGCCACCACCCAGCACTGTCAAGAAAGGCAGCAAGGAGAAGCAGGCCGACTTCCTAGACAAGCAGATGAGCCGGGATGAGCATCGAGCCCGAGCCATGAAGATCCCCTTCACCAATGACAAAATCATTAACCTGCCTGTGGAGGAGTTCAATGAGTTGTTATCCAAATACCAGCTGAGCGAGGCCCAGCTGAGCCTCATCCGTGACATCCGGCGCAGGGGCAAGAACAAGATGGCGGCGCAGAACTGCCGCAAGCGCAAGCTGGACACCATCCTGAACCTGGAGCGGGATGTGGAGGACCTGCAGCGCGACAAAGCCCGACTGCTGCAGGAGAAGGTGGAGTTCCTCCGGTCCCTGCGGCAGATGAAGCAGAAGGTCCAGAGCCTGTACCAGGAGGTGTTCGGGCGGCTGCGGGATGAGAATGGGCGACCCTACTCACCCAGTCAGTATGCGCTCCAGTATGCCGGGGATGGCAGTGTCCTCCTCATTCCCCGCACCTTGGCCGACCAGCAGGCCCGGCGGCAGGAGAGGAAGCCAAAGGACCGGAGGAAGTGa
- the NFE2L1 gene encoding endoplasmic reticulum membrane sensor NFE2L1 isoform X1: MLSLKKYLTEGLLQFTILLSLIGVRVDVDTYLTSQLPPLREIILGPSSAYTQTQFHNLRNTLDGYGIHPKSIDLDNYFTARRLLSQVRALDRFQVPTTEVNAWLVHRDPEGSVSGSQPSSALALESSSGLQDVTGPDNGVRESETEQGFSEDLEDLGAVAPPVSGDLTKEDIDLIDILWRQDIDLGAGREIFDYSHRQKEQDVDKELQDGAEQEDTWPGEGAEALARNLLVDGETGESFPAQVPGGEDQRALSLEECLRLLEATCPFGENAEFPADISSITEAVPSESEPPGLQNNLLSPLLTGTESPFDLEQQWQDLMSIMEMQAMEVNTSTSEILYNAPPGDPLSTNYSLAPNTPINQNVSLHQASLGGCSQDFSLFSPEVESLPVAGSSTLLPLAPSNSTSLNSTFGSTNLAGLFFPPQLNGTANDTAGPELPDPLGGLLDEAMLDEISLMDLAIEEGFNPVQASQLEEEFDSDSGLSLDSSHSPSSLSSPEGSSSSSSSSSSSSSSSSSASSSASSSFSEEGAVGYSSDSETLDLEEAEGAVGYQPEYSKFCRMSYQDPSQLSCLPYLEHVGHNHTYNMAPSALDSADLPPPSTVKKGSKEKQADFLDKQMSRDEHRARAMKIPFTNDKIINLPVEEFNELLSKYQLSEAQLSLIRDIRRRGKNKMAAQNCRKRKLDTILNLERDVEDLQRDKARLLQEKVEFLRSLRQMKQKVQSLYQEVFGRLRDENGRPYSPSQYALQYAGDGSVLLIPRTLADQQARRQERKPKDRRK; encoded by the exons ATGCTTTCTCTGAAGAAATACTTAACGGAAGGACTCCTCCAGTTCACCATTCTGCTGAGTTTGATTGGGGTGCGGGTGGACGTGGATACTTACCTGACCTCACAGCTCCCCCCGCTCCGGGAGATCATCCTGGGGCCCAGTTCTGCCTACACTCAGACCCAGTTCCACAACCTGAGGAATACCTTGGATGGCTATGGTATCCACCCCAAGAGCATAGACCTGGACAATTACTTCACTGCCCGGCGGCTCCTCAGTCAGGTGAGGGCCCTGGACAGGTTCCAGGTGCCGACCACTGAGGTAAACGCCTGGCTGGTCCACCGGGATCCGGAGGGGTCTGTCTCTGGcagccagcccagctcagccctcgCCCTTGAGAGTTCCAGTGGCCTCCAAGATGTGACAGGCCCAGACAACGGGGTGCGAGAAAGCGAAACGGAGCAGGGATTCAGTGAAGATTTGGAGGATTTGGGGGCTGTAGCCCCTCCAGTCAGTGGAGACTTAACCAAAGAG GACATAGATCTGATTGACATCCTTTGGCGACAGGATATTGACCTGGGGGCTGGGCGTGAGATTTTTGACTATAGTCATCGCCAGAAGGAACAGGATGTGGATAAGGAACTACAAGATGGAGCGGAGCAGGAGGACACCTGGCCAGGCGAGGGTGCAGAAGCTCTGGCGCGAAACCTGCTAGTGGATGGAGAAACTGGGGAGAGCTTCCCTGCACAG GTGCCTGGTGGGGAGGACCAGAGGGCCCTGTCCTTGGAAGAGTGCCTTAGGCTGCTGGAGGCCACCTGCCCCTTTGGGGAGAATGCTGAG TTTCCGGCAGACATTTCCAGCATAACAGAAGCCGTGCCTAGTGAGAGTGAGCCCCCAGGTCTTCAAAACAACCTCTTGTCTCCTCTCTTGACGGGGACAGAATCACCCTTTGATTTGGAACAGCAGTGGCAAGATCTCATGTCCATCATGGAAATGCAG GCCATGGAAGTGAACACATCAACAAGTGAGATCCTGTACAATGCCCCTCCTGGAGACCCACTGAGCACCAACTACAGTCTTGCCCCCAACACTCCCATCAATCAGAATGTCAGCCTGCATCAGGCGTCCCTGGGGGGCTGCAGCCAGGACTTCTCACTCTTCAGCCCTGAGGTGGAGAGCCTGCCTGTGGCCGGCAGCTCCACGCTGCTCCCGCTGGCCCCCAGCAATTCCACCAGCCTCAACTCCACCTTTGGTTCCACCAACCTGGCAGGGCTCTTCTTTCCGCCCCAGCTCAATGGCACAGCCAATGACACAGCAGGCCCTGAGCTGCCTGACCCGCTGGGGGGTCTGCTAGACGAAGCCATGCTGGATGAGATCAGCCTGATGGACCTGGCCATTGAAGAAGGCTTCAACCCCGTGCAGGCCTCCCAGCTCGAAGAGGAATTTGACTCTGACTCAGGCCTCTCCTTGGACTCCAGCCATAGCCCTTCCTCCCTGAGCAGCCCTGAAGGcagctcttcttcctcctcctcctcctcctcttcctcttcctcctcctcctctgcttcttcctcagcctcttcctccttttctgagGAAGGCGCCGTTGGCTATAGCTCTGACTCTGAGACCCTGGATCTGGAAGAGGCTGAGGGAGCTGTGGGCTACCAGCCTGAGTATTCCAAGTTCTGCCGCATGAGCTACCAGGATCCGTCTCAGCTCTCCTGCCTGCCCTACTTGGAGCATGTGGGCCACAACCACACGTACAACATGGCGCCCAGTGCCCTCGACTCCGCTGACCTGCCACCACCCAGCACTGTCAAGAAAGGCAGCAAGGAGAAGCAGGCCGACTTCCTAGACAAGCAGATGAGCCGGGATGAGCATCGAGCCCGAGCCATGAAGATCCCCTTCACCAATGACAAAATCATTAACCTGCCTGTGGAGGAGTTCAATGAGTTGTTATCCAAATACCAGCTGAGCGAGGCCCAGCTGAGCCTCATCCGTGACATCCGGCGCAGGGGCAAGAACAAGATGGCGGCGCAGAACTGCCGCAAGCGCAAGCTGGACACCATCCTGAACCTGGAGCGGGATGTGGAGGACCTGCAGCGCGACAAAGCCCGACTGCTGCAGGAGAAGGTGGAGTTCCTCCGGTCCCTGCGGCAGATGAAGCAGAAGGTCCAGAGCCTGTACCAGGAGGTGTTCGGGCGGCTGCGGGATGAGAATGGGCGACCCTACTCACCCAGTCAGTATGCGCTCCAGTATGCCGGGGATGGCAGTGTCCTCCTCATTCCCCGCACCTTGGCCGACCAGCAGGCCCGGCGGCAGGAGAGGAAGCCAAAGGACCGGAGGAAGTGa
- the NFE2L1 gene encoding endoplasmic reticulum membrane sensor NFE2L1 isoform X2 has translation MLSLKKYLTEGLLQFTILLSLIGVRVDVDTYLTSQLPPLREIILGPSSAYTQTQFHNLRNTLDGYGIHPKSIDLDNYFTARRLLSQVRALDRFQVPTTEVNAWLVHRDPEGSVSGSQPSSALALESSSGLQDVTGPDNGVRESETEQGFSEDLEDLGAVAPPVSGDLTKEDIDLGAGREIFDYSHRQKEQDVDKELQDGAEQEDTWPGEGAEALARNLLVDGETGESFPAQVPGGEDQRALSLEECLRLLEATCPFGENAEFPADISSITEAVPSESEPPGLQNNLLSPLLTGTESPFDLEQQWQDLMSIMEMQAMEVNTSTSEILYNAPPGDPLSTNYSLAPNTPINQNVSLHQASLGGCSQDFSLFSPEVESLPVAGSSTLLPLAPSNSTSLNSTFGSTNLAGLFFPPQLNGTANDTAGPELPDPLGGLLDEAMLDEISLMDLAIEEGFNPVQASQLEEEFDSDSGLSLDSSHSPSSLSSPEGSSSSSSSSSSSSSSSSSASSSASSSFSEEGAVGYSSDSETLDLEEAEGAVGYQPEYSKFCRMSYQDPSQLSCLPYLEHVGHNHTYNMAPSALDSADLPPPSTVKKGSKEKQADFLDKQMSRDEHRARAMKIPFTNDKIINLPVEEFNELLSKYQLSEAQLSLIRDIRRRGKNKMAAQNCRKRKLDTILNLERDVEDLQRDKARLLQEKVEFLRSLRQMKQKVQSLYQEVFGRLRDENGRPYSPSQYALQYAGDGSVLLIPRTLADQQARRQERKPKDRRK, from the exons ATGCTTTCTCTGAAGAAATACTTAACGGAAGGACTCCTCCAGTTCACCATTCTGCTGAGTTTGATTGGGGTGCGGGTGGACGTGGATACTTACCTGACCTCACAGCTCCCCCCGCTCCGGGAGATCATCCTGGGGCCCAGTTCTGCCTACACTCAGACCCAGTTCCACAACCTGAGGAATACCTTGGATGGCTATGGTATCCACCCCAAGAGCATAGACCTGGACAATTACTTCACTGCCCGGCGGCTCCTCAGTCAGGTGAGGGCCCTGGACAGGTTCCAGGTGCCGACCACTGAGGTAAACGCCTGGCTGGTCCACCGGGATCCGGAGGGGTCTGTCTCTGGcagccagcccagctcagccctcgCCCTTGAGAGTTCCAGTGGCCTCCAAGATGTGACAGGCCCAGACAACGGGGTGCGAGAAAGCGAAACGGAGCAGGGATTCAGTGAAGATTTGGAGGATTTGGGGGCTGTAGCCCCTCCAGTCAGTGGAGACTTAACCAAAGAG GATATTGACCTGGGGGCTGGGCGTGAGATTTTTGACTATAGTCATCGCCAGAAGGAACAGGATGTGGATAAGGAACTACAAGATGGAGCGGAGCAGGAGGACACCTGGCCAGGCGAGGGTGCAGAAGCTCTGGCGCGAAACCTGCTAGTGGATGGAGAAACTGGGGAGAGCTTCCCTGCACAG GTGCCTGGTGGGGAGGACCAGAGGGCCCTGTCCTTGGAAGAGTGCCTTAGGCTGCTGGAGGCCACCTGCCCCTTTGGGGAGAATGCTGAG TTTCCGGCAGACATTTCCAGCATAACAGAAGCCGTGCCTAGTGAGAGTGAGCCCCCAGGTCTTCAAAACAACCTCTTGTCTCCTCTCTTGACGGGGACAGAATCACCCTTTGATTTGGAACAGCAGTGGCAAGATCTCATGTCCATCATGGAAATGCAG GCCATGGAAGTGAACACATCAACAAGTGAGATCCTGTACAATGCCCCTCCTGGAGACCCACTGAGCACCAACTACAGTCTTGCCCCCAACACTCCCATCAATCAGAATGTCAGCCTGCATCAGGCGTCCCTGGGGGGCTGCAGCCAGGACTTCTCACTCTTCAGCCCTGAGGTGGAGAGCCTGCCTGTGGCCGGCAGCTCCACGCTGCTCCCGCTGGCCCCCAGCAATTCCACCAGCCTCAACTCCACCTTTGGTTCCACCAACCTGGCAGGGCTCTTCTTTCCGCCCCAGCTCAATGGCACAGCCAATGACACAGCAGGCCCTGAGCTGCCTGACCCGCTGGGGGGTCTGCTAGACGAAGCCATGCTGGATGAGATCAGCCTGATGGACCTGGCCATTGAAGAAGGCTTCAACCCCGTGCAGGCCTCCCAGCTCGAAGAGGAATTTGACTCTGACTCAGGCCTCTCCTTGGACTCCAGCCATAGCCCTTCCTCCCTGAGCAGCCCTGAAGGcagctcttcttcctcctcctcctcctcctcttcctcttcctcctcctcctctgcttcttcctcagcctcttcctccttttctgagGAAGGCGCCGTTGGCTATAGCTCTGACTCTGAGACCCTGGATCTGGAAGAGGCTGAGGGAGCTGTGGGCTACCAGCCTGAGTATTCCAAGTTCTGCCGCATGAGCTACCAGGATCCGTCTCAGCTCTCCTGCCTGCCCTACTTGGAGCATGTGGGCCACAACCACACGTACAACATGGCGCCCAGTGCCCTCGACTCCGCTGACCTGCCACCACCCAGCACTGTCAAGAAAGGCAGCAAGGAGAAGCAGGCCGACTTCCTAGACAAGCAGATGAGCCGGGATGAGCATCGAGCCCGAGCCATGAAGATCCCCTTCACCAATGACAAAATCATTAACCTGCCTGTGGAGGAGTTCAATGAGTTGTTATCCAAATACCAGCTGAGCGAGGCCCAGCTGAGCCTCATCCGTGACATCCGGCGCAGGGGCAAGAACAAGATGGCGGCGCAGAACTGCCGCAAGCGCAAGCTGGACACCATCCTGAACCTGGAGCGGGATGTGGAGGACCTGCAGCGCGACAAAGCCCGACTGCTGCAGGAGAAGGTGGAGTTCCTCCGGTCCCTGCGGCAGATGAAGCAGAAGGTCCAGAGCCTGTACCAGGAGGTGTTCGGGCGGCTGCGGGATGAGAATGGGCGACCCTACTCACCCAGTCAGTATGCGCTCCAGTATGCCGGGGATGGCAGTGTCCTCCTCATTCCCCGCACCTTGGCCGACCAGCAGGCCCGGCGGCAGGAGAGGAAGCCAAAGGACCGGAGGAAGTGa
- the NFE2L1 gene encoding endoplasmic reticulum membrane sensor NFE2L1 isoform X4: MLSLKKYLTEGLLQFTILLSLIGVRVDVDTYLTSQLPPLREIILGPSSAYTQTQFHNLRNTLDGYGIHPKSIDLDNYFTARRLLSQVRALDRFQVPTTEVNAWLVHRDPEGSVSGSQPSSALALESSSGLQDVTGPDNGVRESETEQGFSEDLEDLGAVAPPVSGDLTKEDIDLGAGREIFDYSHRQKEQDVDKELQDGAEQEDTWPGEGAEALARNLLVDGETGESFPAQFPADISSITEAVPSESEPPGLQNNLLSPLLTGTESPFDLEQQWQDLMSIMEMQAMEVNTSTSEILYNAPPGDPLSTNYSLAPNTPINQNVSLHQASLGGCSQDFSLFSPEVESLPVAGSSTLLPLAPSNSTSLNSTFGSTNLAGLFFPPQLNGTANDTAGPELPDPLGGLLDEAMLDEISLMDLAIEEGFNPVQASQLEEEFDSDSGLSLDSSHSPSSLSSPEGSSSSSSSSSSSSSSSSSASSSASSSFSEEGAVGYSSDSETLDLEEAEGAVGYQPEYSKFCRMSYQDPSQLSCLPYLEHVGHNHTYNMAPSALDSADLPPPSTVKKGSKEKQADFLDKQMSRDEHRARAMKIPFTNDKIINLPVEEFNELLSKYQLSEAQLSLIRDIRRRGKNKMAAQNCRKRKLDTILNLERDVEDLQRDKARLLQEKVEFLRSLRQMKQKVQSLYQEVFGRLRDENGRPYSPSQYALQYAGDGSVLLIPRTLADQQARRQERKPKDRRK; encoded by the exons ATGCTTTCTCTGAAGAAATACTTAACGGAAGGACTCCTCCAGTTCACCATTCTGCTGAGTTTGATTGGGGTGCGGGTGGACGTGGATACTTACCTGACCTCACAGCTCCCCCCGCTCCGGGAGATCATCCTGGGGCCCAGTTCTGCCTACACTCAGACCCAGTTCCACAACCTGAGGAATACCTTGGATGGCTATGGTATCCACCCCAAGAGCATAGACCTGGACAATTACTTCACTGCCCGGCGGCTCCTCAGTCAGGTGAGGGCCCTGGACAGGTTCCAGGTGCCGACCACTGAGGTAAACGCCTGGCTGGTCCACCGGGATCCGGAGGGGTCTGTCTCTGGcagccagcccagctcagccctcgCCCTTGAGAGTTCCAGTGGCCTCCAAGATGTGACAGGCCCAGACAACGGGGTGCGAGAAAGCGAAACGGAGCAGGGATTCAGTGAAGATTTGGAGGATTTGGGGGCTGTAGCCCCTCCAGTCAGTGGAGACTTAACCAAAGAG GATATTGACCTGGGGGCTGGGCGTGAGATTTTTGACTATAGTCATCGCCAGAAGGAACAGGATGTGGATAAGGAACTACAAGATGGAGCGGAGCAGGAGGACACCTGGCCAGGCGAGGGTGCAGAAGCTCTGGCGCGAAACCTGCTAGTGGATGGAGAAACTGGGGAGAGCTTCCCTGCACAG TTTCCGGCAGACATTTCCAGCATAACAGAAGCCGTGCCTAGTGAGAGTGAGCCCCCAGGTCTTCAAAACAACCTCTTGTCTCCTCTCTTGACGGGGACAGAATCACCCTTTGATTTGGAACAGCAGTGGCAAGATCTCATGTCCATCATGGAAATGCAG GCCATGGAAGTGAACACATCAACAAGTGAGATCCTGTACAATGCCCCTCCTGGAGACCCACTGAGCACCAACTACAGTCTTGCCCCCAACACTCCCATCAATCAGAATGTCAGCCTGCATCAGGCGTCCCTGGGGGGCTGCAGCCAGGACTTCTCACTCTTCAGCCCTGAGGTGGAGAGCCTGCCTGTGGCCGGCAGCTCCACGCTGCTCCCGCTGGCCCCCAGCAATTCCACCAGCCTCAACTCCACCTTTGGTTCCACCAACCTGGCAGGGCTCTTCTTTCCGCCCCAGCTCAATGGCACAGCCAATGACACAGCAGGCCCTGAGCTGCCTGACCCGCTGGGGGGTCTGCTAGACGAAGCCATGCTGGATGAGATCAGCCTGATGGACCTGGCCATTGAAGAAGGCTTCAACCCCGTGCAGGCCTCCCAGCTCGAAGAGGAATTTGACTCTGACTCAGGCCTCTCCTTGGACTCCAGCCATAGCCCTTCCTCCCTGAGCAGCCCTGAAGGcagctcttcttcctcctcctcctcctcctcttcctcttcctcctcctcctctgcttcttcctcagcctcttcctccttttctgagGAAGGCGCCGTTGGCTATAGCTCTGACTCTGAGACCCTGGATCTGGAAGAGGCTGAGGGAGCTGTGGGCTACCAGCCTGAGTATTCCAAGTTCTGCCGCATGAGCTACCAGGATCCGTCTCAGCTCTCCTGCCTGCCCTACTTGGAGCATGTGGGCCACAACCACACGTACAACATGGCGCCCAGTGCCCTCGACTCCGCTGACCTGCCACCACCCAGCACTGTCAAGAAAGGCAGCAAGGAGAAGCAGGCCGACTTCCTAGACAAGCAGATGAGCCGGGATGAGCATCGAGCCCGAGCCATGAAGATCCCCTTCACCAATGACAAAATCATTAACCTGCCTGTGGAGGAGTTCAATGAGTTGTTATCCAAATACCAGCTGAGCGAGGCCCAGCTGAGCCTCATCCGTGACATCCGGCGCAGGGGCAAGAACAAGATGGCGGCGCAGAACTGCCGCAAGCGCAAGCTGGACACCATCCTGAACCTGGAGCGGGATGTGGAGGACCTGCAGCGCGACAAAGCCCGACTGCTGCAGGAGAAGGTGGAGTTCCTCCGGTCCCTGCGGCAGATGAAGCAGAAGGTCCAGAGCCTGTACCAGGAGGTGTTCGGGCGGCTGCGGGATGAGAATGGGCGACCCTACTCACCCAGTCAGTATGCGCTCCAGTATGCCGGGGATGGCAGTGTCCTCCTCATTCCCCGCACCTTGGCCGACCAGCAGGCCCGGCGGCAGGAGAGGAAGCCAAAGGACCGGAGGAAGTGa